The segment GGTCACCCACGACCTGCTCGGCCTCTACCTGGGCCACACGCCGAAGTTCGTGCGTCGCTACGCCCAGGTCGCCGACGACATGCGCCGCGCCTTCGAACAGTTCACCGCCGACGTCAAGGCGAGGCGGTTTCCGAGCGAGAAGGAGTCGTATTGAGCGGCCGCGCGGCGGGCCGCCGTGGCGCGCGCGACGGCCGACGCGCGATGCGGCGAGTGCGGCGCGTCGCCGACGTCCGCCGCGCCATCGCCCGCTGGCGGAAACAGGGCCGCTCGATCGCTTTCGTTCCGACCATGGGCGCGATTCACGCCGGCCACCTCAGTCTGGTGTCGCTCGCACGCCGCTCCGCCGATCGCGTGGTGGCGAGCATTTTCGTCAATCCGCTCCAGTTCGGGCCCCACGAGGATTTCAGGCGCTACCCGAGGCCGATTCGGAGGGATCGAATCGCGTTTGCGAAGGAGGGCGTGGATCTCCTGTGGGAGCCGGCGCTCGAGGACGTCTATCCTCCCGGCGACGCGACGCGAGTTCGCGTCGAACGACTCACCGAGCCGATGGAAGGAACCTCCAGACCTGGCCATTTCGAGGGCGTCACCACCGTGGTGCTGCGGCTGCTCAATGTGGTCCAGCCCGACGTGCTGTGGCTGGGACGGAAGGACGCGCAGCAGGCGCG is part of the Candidatus Sulfotelmatobacter sp. genome and harbors:
- the panC gene encoding pantoate--beta-alanine ligase, producing the protein MSGRAAGRRGARDGRRAMRRVRRVADVRRAIARWRKQGRSIAFVPTMGAIHAGHLSLVSLARRSADRVVASIFVNPLQFGPHEDFRRYPRPIRRDRIAFAKEGVDLLWEPALEDVYPPGDATRVRVERLTEPMEGTSRPGHFEGVTTVVLRLLNVVQPDVLWLGRKDAQQARVIEQMCRDLHVPVDVRRAPTVREADGLALSSRNRYLDARLRVQAVTLSRGLDAARALLDRGERSAARLKRAVRAAWRDARDVHEDYVAVVDAATLQPVSRVKGRVLVAVAARVGPARLIDNFEWSAR